One genomic region from Methanorbis furvi encodes:
- the ppsA gene encoding phosphoenolpyruvate synthase yields MDKSPDILWLNEIRKDDIPSVGGKGASLGEMTSIGLPVPQGFVVTAQAFRKFLQLTKLEDSIFDILEKLNVDDNDALNSTADMVKEMVSSVKMPEQIKKEITASYKKMGSKTVVAVRSSATAEDLPDASFAGQQETYLNILGEEDLLQAVQDCWASLYGARAIYYRAKQGFDDRTVNIAVVVQQLVFSEKAGVMFSSHPISGAANVIMEGSWGLGEAVVSGTVSPDNYVYDRKNKRITTKTIANKSVEIIPDGNKGTKTVTVPANRQDAQVLSDKEVAKLAEFAVISEEHYKIPQDMEWGIVGDTIYILQSRPITTIQKNGTAKNGDSCGDVVSDAEVILQGYGASPGIASGPVVIVTDARDTSRVKEGDVMVSSMTNPDMVPAMRKVVGIITDEGGMTCHAAIVSRELGTPAVVGTKKATTLLKEGQIVTIDGEKGLIYDGKLEAAVSAAGAAATTAVAAAPIITATSVKVNVSMPEAAARAAATGADGVGLLRIEHLIIGMNKTPGWYIKNNKEEEFISELYNGIKTVLDAFRGKPVWVRTIDSPTDEFRNMAGGENEPDEHNPMLGFRGIRRDLRQIDQLRIQAACFKRLWDAGYDNLGIMFPLVQHPREFIAAKEAFRSWGIDVDNRVLGIMVEVPASAIIIDEFIKAGINFCSFGTNDLVQYTLAVDRNNGLIGDMYEPEHPAVMRLIASCIEQCREAGVECSICGQAGSDPKFVKWLVNQGIASVSSNIDAIQKIRETVAKTERQILLNAALKKN; encoded by the coding sequence ATGGACAAATCACCCGATATCTTATGGCTCAACGAAATCCGTAAAGATGACATCCCTTCTGTTGGAGGGAAAGGCGCCTCTCTTGGTGAAATGACCTCCATTGGTCTCCCTGTTCCACAGGGTTTTGTCGTGACCGCCCAGGCTTTCCGCAAATTTCTGCAGCTGACAAAACTTGAGGATTCCATCTTCGATATACTGGAAAAACTCAACGTCGATGACAACGATGCCCTCAACTCGACCGCCGACATGGTCAAAGAGATGGTAAGTTCTGTAAAGATGCCAGAACAGATCAAAAAAGAGATCACCGCATCCTACAAGAAAATGGGGTCAAAAACGGTCGTAGCTGTCAGGTCCAGCGCAACCGCAGAAGATCTGCCGGACGCATCCTTTGCCGGTCAGCAGGAGACCTACCTGAATATTCTCGGCGAAGAAGATCTTCTTCAGGCCGTGCAGGACTGCTGGGCATCCCTTTACGGTGCCCGCGCCATCTACTACCGTGCAAAACAGGGATTCGATGACCGCACCGTCAATATCGCGGTTGTTGTCCAGCAGCTGGTTTTCTCGGAAAAAGCCGGAGTCATGTTCTCCTCGCACCCGATTTCAGGGGCAGCAAACGTCATCATGGAAGGCTCATGGGGCCTTGGCGAAGCAGTAGTTTCCGGAACCGTTTCTCCTGACAACTATGTCTATGACCGCAAAAACAAGCGGATCACCACCAAAACCATTGCCAACAAATCTGTGGAGATCATTCCTGACGGAAACAAAGGAACCAAAACCGTGACCGTTCCGGCAAACCGCCAGGACGCTCAGGTGCTCTCCGACAAAGAGGTTGCAAAACTTGCAGAGTTTGCCGTAATCTCTGAAGAGCACTATAAAATCCCGCAGGACATGGAATGGGGAATTGTGGGTGACACGATCTACATCCTTCAGTCTCGCCCGATCACCACGATTCAGAAGAATGGAACTGCAAAGAACGGCGACTCCTGTGGTGATGTGGTCTCAGACGCCGAAGTGATCTTACAGGGATACGGAGCATCTCCAGGAATTGCGTCAGGGCCTGTCGTAATTGTGACTGACGCCCGCGACACCTCCCGTGTCAAAGAAGGCGACGTCATGGTCTCGTCCATGACCAATCCTGACATGGTTCCTGCCATGCGCAAAGTTGTTGGTATCATCACCGACGAAGGCGGAATGACCTGCCATGCGGCAATCGTGTCCAGAGAGCTGGGCACGCCCGCAGTTGTCGGCACAAAGAAAGCAACGACGCTCCTCAAAGAGGGTCAGATCGTCACCATCGACGGAGAAAAAGGTCTGATCTATGACGGAAAGCTTGAAGCAGCAGTTTCGGCAGCAGGCGCTGCCGCAACCACAGCGGTCGCGGCAGCCCCGATTATTACCGCAACGTCTGTAAAGGTCAACGTCTCTATGCCCGAAGCAGCCGCCCGTGCGGCAGCTACCGGTGCTGATGGTGTCGGACTGCTCAGAATCGAGCACCTGATTATCGGTATGAACAAGACCCCCGGCTGGTACATTAAAAACAACAAGGAAGAGGAGTTCATCTCCGAACTTTACAATGGTATCAAGACCGTGCTGGACGCATTCCGCGGCAAACCGGTCTGGGTGAGAACGATCGATTCGCCAACTGATGAGTTCAGAAATATGGCTGGCGGCGAAAACGAGCCTGACGAGCACAACCCGATGCTGGGATTCCGCGGTATCCGCCGCGATCTTCGTCAGATCGATCAGCTGAGAATTCAGGCAGCCTGTTTCAAACGTCTTTGGGACGCGGGCTACGACAATCTCGGTATTATGTTCCCGCTCGTTCAGCACCCCCGCGAGTTTATCGCAGCAAAGGAGGCGTTCCGCTCCTGGGGTATTGATGTGGACAACCGTGTGCTCGGTATTATGGTGGAGGTTCCGGCGTCCGCTATTATTATTGATGAGTTCATCAAGGCAGGCATCAACTTCTGTTCGTTTGGAACAAACGATCTGGTTCAGTATACGCTTGCGGTCGACCGCAATAACGGTCTTATCGGCGATATGTACGAACCGGAACATCCGGCGGTTATGCGGCTGATTGCAAGCTGTATTGAGCAGTGCCGCGAAGCGGGCGTTGAGTGTTCGATCTGCGGTCAGGCAGGCTCGGACCCGAAGTTTGTGAAGTGGCTGGTGAATCAGGGTATTGCAAGTGTTTCGTCAAACATTGATGCAATCCAGAAGATTCGCGAGACTGTCGCAAAGACCGAGCGCCAGATTCTTTTGAATGCGGCGTTGAAGAAGAATTAA
- the mfnA gene encoding tyrosine decarboxylase MfnA has protein sequence MEERGCSREEVISFLSGVRAEDVHHDHILSSMCTIPHPIAIAVQEMFSATNLGDPGLFPGTMKVEDLLIRSLGDLMHLRSAGGYATAGGTESNLQAIRIAKKQREDVKRPNIVVPASAHFSFDKTCDMLGLEMRVVPYGRNYMVDTERMAEMVDANTIAVAAVAGTTEYGMVDDVPTIAKIAKEHDCFCHVDAAFGGLVIPFLERPVPFDFAVEGVDSISLDPHKMGLSTIPCGCLLLREQEMLGCLNVDTPYLTVKKQCTLAGTRPGADVAGAYAVIRHLGREGFRSMVAGCMENTRRLVAGMEACGFSRVVDPVMNVAAFSAGDVPAGWKVSHTRDNHLRFVLMPHVTRDVVERFLADVADGQDEILKRE, from the coding sequence ATGGAGGAGAGAGGATGCAGCAGGGAGGAGGTCATCTCCTTCCTTTCCGGTGTTCGGGCTGAGGATGTGCATCATGATCATATCCTCAGTTCGATGTGTACGATTCCGCATCCGATTGCGATCGCGGTGCAGGAGATGTTTAGTGCGACGAATCTGGGAGACCCCGGTCTCTTCCCGGGGACGATGAAGGTCGAGGATCTGCTGATCAGATCCTTAGGCGATCTGATGCATCTGCGTTCCGCAGGGGGTTATGCGACGGCTGGAGGGACTGAGTCGAATCTTCAGGCGATTCGTATTGCAAAAAAGCAGAGGGAGGATGTGAAGCGTCCGAATATTGTGGTTCCTGCGTCTGCGCATTTTTCGTTTGATAAGACGTGCGATATGCTGGGTCTTGAGATGCGGGTTGTGCCGTACGGGAGAAACTATATGGTGGACACCGAAAGAATGGCGGAGATGGTGGATGCGAATACGATTGCGGTGGCAGCGGTTGCCGGGACGACCGAGTATGGTATGGTGGATGATGTGCCAACGATTGCAAAGATTGCAAAAGAGCATGACTGTTTCTGCCATGTGGACGCGGCATTCGGTGGTCTGGTGATTCCGTTCCTTGAGCGTCCGGTTCCGTTTGATTTTGCGGTTGAGGGGGTTGATTCGATTTCTCTTGATCCGCATAAGATGGGGCTTTCGACGATTCCGTGCGGGTGTCTTTTGTTGAGGGAGCAGGAGATGCTTGGGTGTCTGAATGTTGATACGCCGTATCTGACGGTGAAGAAGCAGTGTACGCTTGCGGGAACGCGGCCGGGAGCTGATGTTGCGGGTGCGTATGCGGTGATTCGTCATCTGGGACGTGAAGGGTTCCGGTCAATGGTTGCCGGATGTATGGAGAATACGCGGCGACTGGTTGCCGGGATGGAGGCCTGCGGATTTTCCCGGGTGGTGGATCCGGTTATGAATGTGGCGGCGTTTTCTGCGGGGGATGTTCCGGCAGGATGGAAGGTTTCCCATACGCGGGATAATCATCTGCGGTTTGTGCTGATGCCGCATGTAACAAGGGATGTGGTGGAGCGTTTCCTTGCTGATGTGGCTGATGGGCAGGATGAGATTCTGAAACGCGAATAA
- a CDS encoding YkgJ family cysteine cluster protein — protein sequence MPIRPEAELAALQSELSLLNAYPKEKLAEIIQDIGFSCTCCGKCCTRDFNGHVFLLSSDARNAAAFAPEALMPAPDFSYSDNEGNFYVSGYALRTKPDGSCVFLSEEKRCTIYDRRFSICRIYPYMLHREPDARGRIDWRQISGLDEHGEYDVEISATAADAAAAEVIAYETAYLLQEIEFHEAVLAKFSEKGIRFVRRDHDLRMREFLRGEEAASVYVWNGEELCLEQAMPEDYR from the coding sequence ATGCCGATTCGTCCCGAAGCTGAACTTGCCGCATTGCAGAGCGAGCTCTCTCTCCTCAATGCCTATCCGAAGGAGAAGCTTGCAGAGATCATTCAGGACATCGGATTTTCCTGTACCTGCTGCGGCAAATGCTGCACCCGCGACTTTAACGGCCATGTGTTTCTGCTCTCATCCGATGCGAGAAACGCGGCTGCGTTCGCACCCGAAGCGCTGATGCCGGCGCCGGATTTTTCCTACTCAGACAATGAAGGAAACTTCTATGTCTCAGGTTACGCGCTGAGGACAAAGCCTGACGGCTCTTGTGTGTTCCTCTCTGAAGAGAAACGCTGCACGATCTATGATCGCAGGTTTTCCATCTGCCGGATTTACCCGTATATGCTGCACCGCGAACCGGACGCACGCGGACGCATCGACTGGCGGCAGATCAGCGGGCTTGACGAGCATGGCGAGTATGATGTGGAGATCTCAGCAACCGCGGCAGACGCTGCGGCAGCAGAGGTCATCGCATATGAGACCGCATATCTTTTGCAGGAGATCGAGTTTCATGAGGCAGTGCTGGCGAAGTTTTCTGAGAAGGGCATCAGATTTGTTCGCCGCGATCATGATCTGCGGATGCGGGAGTTTTTGCGTGGGGAGGAGGCTGCCTCGGTTTACGTCTGGAATGGGGAGGAGCTTTGTTTGGAGCAGGCGATGCCTGAAGATTATCGGTAA
- the tsaA gene encoding tRNA (N6-threonylcarbamoyladenosine(37)-N6)-methyltransferase TrmO, translating into MDSVTYQPIGIIHSSHTSLQGMPIQPPAAKTCTGILELRPDLEEGLLGIEGFSRIILIYSLHKSEGFALTATPFLDTESHGVFATRVPRRPNQIGFSVVRLIERKGRNLAIGDVDILDGTPVLDIKPYVSQFDAYPNERCGWFEGKLGEIESARSDDRFMRPLSETKL; encoded by the coding sequence ATGGACTCAGTCACCTATCAGCCGATCGGCATCATCCATTCCTCGCACACGAGCCTGCAAGGCATGCCGATTCAGCCGCCTGCCGCAAAAACCTGCACCGGCATCCTTGAGCTGCGGCCTGATCTGGAGGAGGGACTGCTTGGCATCGAAGGATTTTCCCGTATCATTCTGATATATAGTCTGCACAAAAGCGAAGGGTTTGCCCTTACCGCAACGCCGTTTCTTGATACCGAGTCGCACGGCGTGTTTGCAACCCGGGTTCCCCGCAGGCCGAACCAGATAGGATTCTCGGTGGTCAGACTGATTGAGCGGAAGGGGAGAAATCTTGCGATCGGGGATGTGGATATTCTTGACGGAACGCCGGTGCTCGACATCAAGCCATATGTTTCCCAGTTTGATGCGTATCCGAACGAACGATGCGGATGGTTTGAAGGAAAACTCGGAGAAATCGAGTCGGCCAGGTCTGATGACCGGTTTATGCGGCCTTTGTCAGAGACCAAACTTTGA
- a CDS encoding molybdopterin-binding protein, which yields MKISARNQIKGKIVKITEGAVNAEVVIEITGGQQITSIITKTAVKSLGLAVGKEAYAIVKASEVMVGIE from the coding sequence ATGAAAATTAGTGCAAGGAACCAGATCAAGGGAAAAATTGTCAAGATTACAGAAGGCGCAGTAAACGCTGAAGTCGTGATTGAGATAACAGGCGGCCAGCAGATCACGTCGATCATCACCAAGACCGCAGTGAAGAGTCTCGGCCTCGCTGTCGGCAAAGAAGCCTACGCGATTGTCAAGGCAAGCGAAGTCATGGTCGGTATTGAATAA
- the ftsY gene encoding signal recognition particle-docking protein FtsY: MFEGLKKKLSGITQKLGSSVEAASVTTEVEAELPALEAPALSSTPVSPPKPEEARTVDTIPTPASPPSSPSPKSVPAPEPSSTPAVPAHEDESKKPGFFGKLKTLVVEREFVLSEKDIDETLFELQMILLESDVAFPVAEAITDHMKKELVGTHRKIRESPEEVVTNALKHAIEDVLGEGFDLVAYIKAHDKPVKILFTGVNGTGKTTSVAKIAYYLKSQGLSVVIGAGDTFRAGAIEQIRVHCDRLGIKLISHQEGADPSAVLYDTVEYAKAHNIDVVLADSAGRFHNRVNLMNQLEKIKRVMKPDLVFYVDEAVAGNDAVVRAEEFEKTVSTNGVILTKVDMDPKGGAAISIAYTIGKPLVFLGVGQEYSDMKPFTPSLIIDEIFGDEN, translated from the coding sequence ATGTTTGAAGGGCTGAAGAAAAAACTCAGCGGGATTACCCAGAAACTGGGCAGCAGCGTAGAGGCCGCCTCGGTGACAACCGAAGTTGAGGCCGAACTGCCTGCACTTGAAGCTCCTGCTCTATCCAGTACTCCTGTGAGTCCCCCCAAGCCGGAGGAGGCTCGCACTGTTGATACCATACCAACTCCGGCATCACCGCCATCATCACCATCACCAAAATCTGTTCCAGCTCCCGAACCATCCTCAACACCGGCAGTGCCGGCTCACGAGGATGAATCCAAGAAGCCCGGATTTTTCGGCAAACTGAAGACGCTTGTCGTTGAACGTGAGTTCGTCCTCTCGGAAAAAGACATTGACGAAACACTGTTTGAACTGCAGATGATCCTTCTTGAGTCAGACGTTGCCTTTCCGGTCGCCGAAGCAATCACCGATCACATGAAAAAGGAACTGGTTGGAACGCACCGCAAAATTCGCGAGTCTCCTGAAGAAGTGGTGACGAACGCTCTCAAGCATGCGATCGAGGACGTCCTTGGCGAAGGATTTGATCTGGTCGCATACATCAAGGCGCACGACAAGCCGGTGAAGATTCTTTTCACCGGAGTAAACGGTACCGGCAAGACCACATCGGTCGCAAAGATCGCCTACTATCTCAAAAGTCAGGGACTCTCTGTGGTTATCGGGGCAGGCGACACATTCCGTGCAGGCGCAATAGAACAGATTCGTGTACACTGCGACCGCCTTGGCATCAAACTGATCTCTCATCAGGAAGGAGCTGACCCTTCAGCAGTTCTCTATGACACGGTTGAGTACGCCAAAGCCCACAATATTGATGTAGTGCTTGCCGACTCTGCCGGTCGTTTCCACAACCGCGTGAATCTGATGAATCAGCTCGAGAAGATCAAACGCGTGATGAAGCCTGACCTCGTCTTCTATGTTGACGAGGCTGTTGCAGGAAATGATGCGGTGGTTCGTGCCGAAGAGTTTGAGAAAACCGTTTCCACGAACGGTGTGATCCTCACCAAAGTTGACATGGATCCCAAAGGCGGTGCCGCAATATCAATCGCATACACAATCGGCAAACCGCTCGTGTTCCTTGGCGTCGGTCAGGAGTACTCGGACATGAAACCGTTCACTCCTTCTTTGATTATCGATGAAATTTTCGGAGATGAAAATTAA
- a CDS encoding signal recognition particle protein Srp54 produces the protein MGLDNLSNSLKDAMKKLAGKTVIDRAAVDELVRDLQRALLSADVNVKLVMQLSQSIKTRALDEDLPKGMNVREHVLRIVYQELVNLVGKEAELSLRPQKILMAGLQGSGKTTTTGKLCRYFQRKGLKVGAIGADNFRPGAYAQLETLCKKINVPCYGDPNEKDAVKITRDGLAALKDVEVVIVDTAGRHALEDDLIEEIMQINELLKPDHRWLVIDAALGQAARDQAKRFHEAVGIDGVIVTKMDGTAKGGGAMSAVSETGSGIVFIGNGETIEDLERFDANGFISRLLGMGDLKALVEKAEEAIKPEDVDVNAMLRGKFTLNDMYKQLEAVQKMGPLKQVLSMLPLGGMNVPSEALDGTADRMKKFRIIMDSMTPEELDDPSLINTSRMTRVAKGAGATIDEVRELIKYYKMMQKTLKGFRGNRMAMNKMMKQMSKGGGDFGGMGPM, from the coding sequence ATGGGACTTGACAATCTTTCCAACTCCTTAAAGGATGCAATGAAAAAACTTGCCGGAAAAACGGTCATCGACCGTGCGGCAGTGGATGAACTGGTTCGCGATCTGCAGCGTGCCCTGCTTTCCGCGGACGTGAACGTGAAGCTGGTCATGCAGCTGTCCCAGTCGATCAAGACGCGGGCACTGGACGAGGATCTGCCAAAAGGCATGAACGTCCGCGAGCATGTTCTGCGGATTGTGTACCAGGAGCTGGTCAACCTTGTCGGCAAGGAGGCCGAGCTGTCTCTTCGTCCGCAGAAAATTCTGATGGCAGGTCTCCAAGGATCTGGTAAGACGACGACGACCGGAAAACTCTGCCGATACTTCCAGCGCAAAGGTCTGAAGGTCGGAGCAATCGGAGCTGACAATTTCCGGCCCGGTGCGTACGCTCAGCTTGAGACGCTGTGTAAAAAGATCAATGTGCCCTGTTACGGTGATCCAAATGAGAAGGATGCGGTCAAGATCACCCGTGATGGTCTTGCGGCGCTGAAGGATGTCGAGGTTGTCATCGTTGATACTGCGGGCCGTCACGCTCTTGAGGATGATCTGATTGAAGAGATCATGCAGATCAACGAGCTCCTGAAACCAGATCATCGCTGGCTGGTTATCGATGCGGCTCTTGGTCAGGCAGCACGTGATCAGGCAAAAAGGTTCCATGAAGCGGTTGGTATTGACGGCGTGATTGTTACCAAGATGGATGGTACGGCAAAAGGCGGAGGCGCAATGTCTGCGGTCTCAGAGACGGGCTCCGGCATTGTGTTTATCGGTAATGGTGAAACGATTGAGGATCTGGAAAGGTTTGATGCGAATGGTTTCATCTCCCGTCTGCTTGGCATGGGCGATCTGAAGGCGCTTGTCGAAAAAGCTGAAGAAGCGATCAAGCCTGAGGATGTGGATGTCAATGCGATGCTTCGCGGCAAGTTCACGCTGAATGATATGTACAAGCAGCTTGAAGCTGTGCAGAAGATGGGTCCGTTAAAGCAGGTTTTATCCATGCTGCCGCTCGGCGGAATGAATGTTCCTTCCGAAGCACTTGACGGGACTGCGGATCGGATGAAAAAGTTCCGCATCATCATGGACTCGATGACCCCTGAGGAGCTGGATGATCCTTCTCTCATCAACACTTCTCGCATGACGCGTGTTGCAAAAGGTGCGGGAGCAACCATCGACGAAGTCCGCGAATTGATCAAATACTATAAGATGATGCAAAAAACTCTGAAGGGATTCCGCGGCAACCGGATGGCAATGAATAAGATGATGAAGCAGATGAGCAAGGGCGGCGGAGACTTCGGCGGTATGGGGCCGATGTGA
- a CDS encoding TfoX/Sxy family protein: MASTEEFVRFVCDQISDAGSIRYRKMFGEYGIYCNEKYCACICDNMLFVKITEAGKQLMPNAKTAYPYEGSKNESFLITEFEDTELITNLIRKTSEKLPESKRKRSL; encoded by the coding sequence ATGGCTTCAACCGAAGAGTTCGTCCGTTTTGTCTGCGACCAAATCAGTGATGCAGGCAGTATACGATATCGGAAAATGTTCGGCGAGTATGGCATCTACTGCAATGAAAAATACTGTGCCTGCATCTGTGATAACATGCTGTTCGTAAAGATCACCGAAGCAGGAAAACAACTGATGCCGAACGCAAAAACAGCATATCCCTATGAAGGATCCAAAAACGAATCTTTTCTGATCACAGAATTCGAAGACACAGAACTCATAACAAATCTCATCAGAAAAACATCTGAAAAGCTGCCGGAATCAAAACGAAAAAGATCGCTGTGA
- a CDS encoding DNA-3-methyladenine glycosylase family protein: MQTFPLDDIKFNLDLTVSCGQAFRWRNWHGIWCAPSPYGDAEVWKVWQKGDVIFFDGMEEKDLIQYFSLDHDLDAILASIDCDPLIHDAIERCQGLRILRQDPWECLISYICSSCANIPGIQMRIENLAEKYGDEIFCDGKKYYSFPSPEKIAEADVCEIRSCKVGYRDAYICDAAAMAVTDSNWSEKIQSLPYRDAQKKLRELNGVGPKVADCVLLFAFEKFEAVPVDVWIERILRTKYVGGEKKLDYTKAGDYARDHFGPYAGYAQEYLFASREIISRKGE; the protein is encoded by the coding sequence ATGCAGACGTTTCCCCTCGACGACATCAAATTCAATCTTGATTTAACGGTCTCCTGCGGTCAGGCGTTTCGCTGGAGAAACTGGCACGGCATCTGGTGTGCGCCGTCCCCGTACGGGGATGCCGAGGTATGGAAAGTTTGGCAGAAAGGGGATGTGATCTTTTTTGACGGGATGGAGGAAAAAGATCTGATCCAATATTTTTCTCTGGATCATGATCTCGATGCAATTCTTGCGAGCATCGACTGTGATCCCTTAATTCATGATGCGATCGAGAGATGTCAGGGCCTTCGGATTTTGCGGCAGGACCCCTGGGAGTGTTTGATCTCGTACATCTGTTCGAGCTGTGCAAACATTCCCGGCATTCAGATGCGGATAGAAAATCTTGCAGAAAAATATGGCGACGAAATTTTTTGTGACGGAAAAAAATATTATTCGTTTCCGTCTCCAGAAAAAATTGCCGAGGCTGATGTCTGTGAAATTCGTTCCTGCAAAGTCGGCTATCGTGATGCATACATCTGCGATGCAGCAGCAATGGCGGTCACGGATTCCAACTGGTCAGAAAAAATTCAGTCCCTTCCTTACAGGGATGCACAGAAAAAACTTCGTGAGCTGAACGGTGTCGGCCCAAAGGTTGCGGACTGCGTACTGTTGTTTGCTTTTGAAAAGTTTGAGGCGGTTCCAGTCGACGTGTGGATTGAGAGAATTCTCCGCACAAAATATGTGGGCGGAGAAAAAAAACTGGACTACACCAAAGCAGGTGACTATGCAAGAGATCACTTCGGCCCTTATGCCGGATATGCCCAGGAGTATCTGTTTGCGTCGAGGGAAATCATCAGCAGAAAAGGCGAATGA
- a CDS encoding phenylacetate--CoA ligase, translating into MFWNEKMETLRGKELQELQLKRLKETVARTQNIGFYKKMFAEAGLRPEDITSLDDLSKIPFTRKSDLRSGYPFGFLAVPMNKVNRIHTTSGTTGKPTVVAYTKNDLGYWSELIARNLTMVGLREGDMFQNASNYSLFTGGLGFHYGAEKIGCAVVPAGVGNTKRQIEMISDFGVNAIHCTPSYAMHLTEVAEEMQANHDSLRIGVFGAESWSENMRRDLEARLNIKAYDSYGMSELFGPGVAFECQEQNGLHIWHDCYIVEIIDPVTEETLGPGEKGEMVVTPLVKEAMPLLRYRTGDITMLMEDDCPCGRGQKIARLLGRSDDMLTVRGINVFPSQIEHVLKNIPEVGDQFMVYIDRVNHLDEMTIDVEINKNIFSGELSDLARLQNKIGKALHETLTLRATIRLVEPGSLPRFEGKAKRVVDRRVI; encoded by the coding sequence ATGTTTTGGAATGAGAAAATGGAAACCCTGCGGGGAAAAGAGCTGCAGGAACTTCAGCTGAAACGGCTGAAAGAAACTGTAGCCAGGACGCAAAATATCGGTTTCTATAAGAAAATGTTTGCAGAGGCAGGTCTTCGTCCTGAGGATATTACGTCTCTTGACGATCTGTCGAAGATTCCGTTCACCAGAAAATCTGATCTCAGATCAGGATATCCGTTCGGATTTCTCGCAGTTCCGATGAATAAAGTCAACCGGATTCACACCACATCCGGAACGACCGGCAAACCTACAGTAGTTGCCTACACGAAAAATGATCTTGGCTACTGGTCTGAGTTGATCGCTCGCAATCTCACCATGGTCGGTCTTCGTGAAGGAGACATGTTTCAGAACGCCTCCAACTACTCACTGTTTACCGGAGGTCTCGGATTCCATTACGGCGCAGAAAAAATCGGATGCGCTGTAGTTCCGGCAGGTGTCGGCAACACCAAACGCCAGATCGAAATGATTTCTGACTTCGGCGTCAACGCAATTCACTGCACACCAAGTTACGCCATGCATCTGACCGAAGTTGCTGAAGAGATGCAGGCAAACCATGACTCGCTCAGAATTGGTGTGTTCGGTGCTGAATCATGGTCAGAGAATATGCGCCGCGACCTGGAAGCCAGGCTCAACATCAAAGCATACGACAGTTACGGCATGAGCGAACTGTTCGGCCCCGGAGTTGCGTTCGAGTGTCAGGAACAGAACGGTCTGCACATCTGGCATGACTGTTATATTGTGGAGATCATCGACCCGGTCACCGAGGAAACTCTTGGCCCGGGCGAGAAAGGAGAGATGGTTGTGACTCCGCTCGTCAAAGAAGCAATGCCGCTTCTCAGATACCGCACGGGAGACATCACCATGCTGATGGAGGATGACTGTCCCTGCGGACGCGGTCAGAAGATTGCCCGTCTGCTTGGAAGGAGCGATGACATGCTGACCGTTCGCGGCATCAATGTGTTCCCGTCCCAGATTGAGCATGTGCTCAAGAATATTCCTGAGGTCGGCGACCAGTTTATGGTGTACATCGACCGGGTCAATCATCTTGACGAGATGACCATTGATGTTGAGATCAACAAGAACATTTTCTCTGGCGAGCTGAGCGATCTCGCAAGACTTCAGAACAAAATCGGCAAGGCCCTGCACGAGACACTGACGCTTCGCGCCACCATTCGTCTGGTTGAGCCGGGATCACTTCCCAGATTTGAAGGGAAGGCAAAACGTGTGGTTGACCGGAGGGTTATCTGA